One stretch of Juglans microcarpa x Juglans regia isolate MS1-56 chromosome 3D, Jm3101_v1.0, whole genome shotgun sequence DNA includes these proteins:
- the LOC121256735 gene encoding nucleobase-ascorbate transporter 7-like translates to MAGGGGHAPQPKQEELQPHPAKDQLTSISYCITSPPPWPEAILLGFQHYLVMLGTTVLIPTSLVPQMGGGNEEKAKMIQTILFVAGLNTLFQTLFGTRLPAVIGASYTYVPTTISIILAGRYSNILNPQEKFEKIMCGIQGALIVASTLQIVFGFSGLWRNVARFLSPLSAVPLVALSGFGLYEFGFPVLAKCIEIGLPQLIILVIFSQYIPHLMHGETHVFGRFAVIFSVVIVWIYAHLLTVGGAYKNTGPKTQISCRTDRAGIIGAAPWIRVPYPFQWGAPTFDAGEAFAMMAASFVALVESTGAFFAVSRYASATPLPPSILSRGVGWQGVGILFSGIFGTGNGSSVSVENAGLLALTRVGSRRVVQISAGFMIFFSILGKFGAIFASIPAPIIAGLYCLFFAYVGSAGLSLLQFCNLNSFRIKFILGFSVFMGLSIPQYFNEYTLVNGYGPVHTGARWFNDMVNVPFSSEPFVAGLLALFLDITLHRKDNQTMKDRGMLWWTRFQSFKTDTRSEEFYTLPFNLNKFFPSV, encoded by the exons atGGCAGGAGGTGGAGGACATGCGCCACAGCCAAAACAAGAAGAGCTACAGCCACATCCAGCAAAAGACCAGCTAACGAGCATTTCTTACTGCATTACCAGCCCTCCTCCATGGC CTGAGGCAATTCTACTTGGCTTCCAACATTACCTGGTGATGCTTGGCACAACTGTGTTGATTCCCACATCTCTAGTTCCGCAAATGGGAGGTGGCAAT GAGGAGAAAGCAAAAATGATTCAGACAATATTGTTTGTGGCTGGTTTGAACACATTGTTTCAAACCCTGTTTGGAACTCGTCTACCTGCTGTGATTGGAGCTTCTTACACCTATGTGCCAACAACCATTTCAATCATTTTGGCAGGACGATACAGTAACATTTTAAATCCTCAGGAG aaatttgaaaagataatGTGTGGAATCCAGGGTGCACTTATTGTTGCCTCGACTCTTCAGATTGTATTTGGCTTTAGTGGCCTTTGGCGTAATGTTGCAAG GTTCTTGAGTCCACTTTCTGCTGTTCCCCTGGTCGCTTTATCTGGTTTTGGGCTATATGAGTTTGGTTTTCCGGTG CTTGCAAAATGCATAGAGATTGGGCTGCCACAGCTCATTATTTTAGTAATATTTTCCCAG TATATACCTCACTTGATGCATGGTGAGACGCATGTCTTCGGCCGCTTTGCTGTTATATTCTCAGTGGTGATTGTTTGGATTTATGCTCACCTGCTCACTGTTGGTGGGGCTTACAAGAATACAGGGCCTAAAACCCAAATAAGTTGTAGAACAGATCGTGCCGGAATCATTGGTGCTGCTCCATG GATAAGAGTTCCATATCCTTTTCAATGGGGAGCTCCCACTTTTGATGCGGGAGAAGCTTTTGCAATGATGGCTGCTTCATTTGTTGCTCTTGTGGAG TCCACTGGCGCATTCTTTGCTGTGTCAAGGTATGCAAGTGCAACTCCACTGCCACCTTCTATTCTCAGCCGTGGTGTTGGTTGGCAG GGAGTGGGCATTCTGTTCTCGGGGATATTTGGAACTGGTAATGGGTCATCAGTTTCTGT TGAAAATGCGGGACTGTTAGCATTGACTCGTGTTGGTAGCCGAAGGGTTGTCCAAATATCAGCTGGATTCATGATCTTCTTTTCCATACTTG GAAAATTCGGAGCTATCTTTGCTTCAATTCCAGCACCCATCATTGCTGGTTTATATTGCCTGTTCTTTGCTTATGTGG GTTCAGCAGGCCTCAGTCTTCTACAGTTTTGCAATCTAAACAGCTTTAGGATAAAGTTCATATTAGGCTTCTCTGTTTTCATGGGATTATCAATACCTCAATACTTCAATGAGTATACACTTGTTAACGGATATGGTCCTGTCCACACGGGAGCAAGATGG TTCAATGATATGGTCAATGTACCATTCTCATCAGAGCCATTTGTTGCCGGCTTATTGGCTCTGTTCCTGGACATCACACTACACCGGAAAGACAACCAAACCATGAAAGATAGAGGCATGCTTTGGTGGACCAGATTCCAGTCATTCAAGACAGACACAAGAAGCGAGGAATTCTACACTCTACCCTTTAACCTGAACAAGTTTTTCCCATCTGTTTGA